The proteins below are encoded in one region of Anguilla anguilla isolate fAngAng1 chromosome 3, fAngAng1.pri, whole genome shotgun sequence:
- the fign gene encoding fidgetin isoform X2, translating to MTRYRTIIQSCHLQSSGLRLHSRHLLCVPKETLLPCSVLLPHICYGITMQWTPEHAQWAEQHFDITSTTRSPAHKAEAYRGHLQRTYQYAWANDDISALTASNLLKKYAEKYSGILEGPSERALLSSYADGAPGLLNGRKSESEPWQEAVYPMNCVPDVISVSKAGAASGLPPADVSASMGGSPGVEPGYSSSNCGGLHSGLPAQEYVSGYNGSYLQSGYSGQPASALPSPHPSPLHSAGLLQPPPPPPPPPTLVPGYNTGSPNLSGYNYPPAGYPPQTAVAPGYSPGGAPPPSAYLPSGIAAPTPLPPSTLPGYTYQSHNIAPIAPTPLNSSSANSLKRKAFYMTGQGEMDSSYGNFSYSQQRSTQSPMYRTGDSSISSVSRGNGFDRSAEASSLAFKPTKQLMAPDQQRKFSGQSGRAHSPPSFAPPKGSLGGSRTGEAFGKFTSPVMGEHGDEHRSHLPHAMPGSAVGAATSSAHPAEDQLKSSDPRLVELVTTEVVQQGPPVDWSDIAGLELAKATIKEEVLWPMMRPDVFSGLQALPRSILLFGPQGTGRMLLGRCLASQLGGTFLRLSGSALATKWLVEGEKIVQAAFLVARCRQPAVVFISEVDMLLSAQVSEDSPVNRIKGELLMQLDGVLSSPEDQVLVVCSSSKPEDIDESLRRYFMKRLFIPLPDSTARHQIITQMLSQHNYCLNDKEVALLVQRTESFSGLDVARLCQEAAVSLLHAMPGADLTAILPGQLRPVTYQDFENVFCKVQPSISQKEMDTYMEWNKMFGCGQ from the coding sequence GCATAACGATGCAGTGGACCCCAGAGCACGCCCAGTGGGCAGAACAGCACTTTGACATCACCTCCACCACCCGCTCCCCGGCGCACAAAGCCGAGGCCTACCGGGGTCACCTGCAGCGGACCTACCAGTACGCCTGGGCCAACGACGACATCTCCGCACTGACCGCCTCCAACCTCCTGAAGAAGTACGCCGAGAAGTACTCGGGCATCCTGGAGGGCCCGAGCGAGCGGGCCCTGCTCAGCTCCTACGCCGACGGGGCCCCGGGGCTCCTGAACGGCAGGAAGTCGGAGAGCGAGCCCTGGCAGGAGGCGGTGTACCCCATGAACTGCGTGCCCGACGTCATTTCCGTGAGCAAGGCCGGGGCGGCGTCGGGGCTCCCCCCGGCCGACGTCTCGGCCAGCATGGGCGGCTCCCCCGGGGTGGAGCCCGGCTACTCCAGCAGCAACTGCGGGGGCCTCCACTCGGGGCTCCCGGCTCAGGAATACGTCTCGGGCTACAACGGCTCGTACCTGCAGTCCGGCTACAGCGGGCAGCCCGCCTCGGCCCTCCCctcgccccacccctcccccctgcacaGCGCCGGgctcctgcagccccccccgcccccgcctcctcccccgaCCCTGGTGCCCGGCTACAACACCGGGTCCCCCAACCTCTCCGGCTACAACTACCCTCCCGCGGGGTACCCACCCCAGACTGCCGTGGCGCCCGGGTACAGCCCCGGCGGGGCCCCCCCTCCGTCCGCCTACTTGCCGTCAGGAATCGCCGCCCCCACGCCCCTgcctccctccaccctccccgGCTACACCTACCAGTCCCATAACATTGCGCCAATTGCACCGACACCTTTGAACAGCAGTTCAGCCAATTCCCTGAAAAGGAAAGCTTTCTATATGACAGGGCAAGGAGAAATGGACTCCAGTTATGGAAATTTCAGCTACAGCCAACAGCGGTCGACGCAGAGCCCCATGTACAGGACGGGAGACAGCAGCATTTCAAGCGTGAGCAGGGGGAATGGATTTGACAGAAGTGCTGAGGCGTCGTCTTTGGCGTTTAAGCCGACGAAGCAGCTGATGGCCCCGGATCAGCAGAGGAAATTCAGCGGTCAGTCCGGCAGGGCGCACAGCCCTCCGTCCTTCGCCCCGCCGAAGGGCTCCCTGGGAGGCTCGAGGACTGGCGAGGCGTTCGGCAAGTTCACGTCGCCCGTCATGGGCGAGCACGGGGACGAGCACAGGTCGCACCTCCCCCACGCCATGCCGGGGTCGGCGGTTGGCGCAGCTACCTCATCCGCCCACCCCGCCGAGGACCAGCTGAAGAGCAGCGACCCGCGCCTGGTGGAGCTGGTCACCACAGAGGTCGTCCAGCAGGGCCCCCCGGTGGACTGGAGCGACATTGCCGGCCTGGAGCTAGCCAAAGCCACCATTAAAGAGGAGGTGCTCTGGCCCATGATGAGGCCGGACGTTTTCAGTGGCCTCCAGGCGCTACCTCGGAGCATCCTTCTATTCGGACCTCAGGGAACGGGCCGGATGCTGCTGGGCCGGTGCCTAGCCAGCCAGCTGGGCGGCACCTTCCTCCGGCTCAGCGGCTCCGCCCTGGCGACCAAGTGGCTGGTGGAGGGGGAGAAGATCGTCCAGGCCGCCTTCCTGGTGGCCCGGTGCCGGCAGCCGGCGGTGGTGTTCATCAGCGAGGTGGACATGCTGCTGTCCGCCCAGGTGAGCGAGGACAGCCCGGTGAACAGGATCAAGGGCGAGCTCCTGATGCAGCTGGACGGCGTGCTCAGCTCGCCCGAGGACCAGGTCCTGGTGGTCTGCTCCAGCAGCAAGCCCGAGGACATCGACGAGTCGCTGAGGAGGTACTTCATGAAGAGACTCTTCATACCGTTACCCGACAGCACAGCAAGGCACCAGATAATCACTCAGATGCTCTCACAGCACAACTATTGCCTCAATGACAAAGAGGTTGCACTGCTGGTCCAGCGGACGGAGAGCTTCTCCGGCCTGGACGTGGCCCGTTTGTGTCAGGAGGCGGCGGTGAGCCTTCTCCACGCCATGCCCGGCGCCGACCTCACCGCCATCCTGCCCGGCCAGCTGAGGCCCGTCACGTACCAGGACTTTGAGAACGTTTTTTGCAAAGTCCAGCCCAGTATATCACAGAAAGAAATGGACACGTACATGGAATGGAACAAAATGTTTGGGTGCGGCCAGTGA
- the fign gene encoding fidgetin isoform X3 produces the protein MISSSSVYGITMQWTPEHAQWAEQHFDITSTTRSPAHKAEAYRGHLQRTYQYAWANDDISALTASNLLKKYAEKYSGILEGPSERALLSSYADGAPGLLNGRKSESEPWQEAVYPMNCVPDVISVSKAGAASGLPPADVSASMGGSPGVEPGYSSSNCGGLHSGLPAQEYVSGYNGSYLQSGYSGQPASALPSPHPSPLHSAGLLQPPPPPPPPPTLVPGYNTGSPNLSGYNYPPAGYPPQTAVAPGYSPGGAPPPSAYLPSGIAAPTPLPPSTLPGYTYQSHNIAPIAPTPLNSSSANSLKRKAFYMTGQGEMDSSYGNFSYSQQRSTQSPMYRTGDSSISSVSRGNGFDRSAEASSLAFKPTKQLMAPDQQRKFSGQSGRAHSPPSFAPPKGSLGGSRTGEAFGKFTSPVMGEHGDEHRSHLPHAMPGSAVGAATSSAHPAEDQLKSSDPRLVELVTTEVVQQGPPVDWSDIAGLELAKATIKEEVLWPMMRPDVFSGLQALPRSILLFGPQGTGRMLLGRCLASQLGGTFLRLSGSALATKWLVEGEKIVQAAFLVARCRQPAVVFISEVDMLLSAQVSEDSPVNRIKGELLMQLDGVLSSPEDQVLVVCSSSKPEDIDESLRRYFMKRLFIPLPDSTARHQIITQMLSQHNYCLNDKEVALLVQRTESFSGLDVARLCQEAAVSLLHAMPGADLTAILPGQLRPVTYQDFENVFCKVQPSISQKEMDTYMEWNKMFGCGQ, from the coding sequence GCATAACGATGCAGTGGACCCCAGAGCACGCCCAGTGGGCAGAACAGCACTTTGACATCACCTCCACCACCCGCTCCCCGGCGCACAAAGCCGAGGCCTACCGGGGTCACCTGCAGCGGACCTACCAGTACGCCTGGGCCAACGACGACATCTCCGCACTGACCGCCTCCAACCTCCTGAAGAAGTACGCCGAGAAGTACTCGGGCATCCTGGAGGGCCCGAGCGAGCGGGCCCTGCTCAGCTCCTACGCCGACGGGGCCCCGGGGCTCCTGAACGGCAGGAAGTCGGAGAGCGAGCCCTGGCAGGAGGCGGTGTACCCCATGAACTGCGTGCCCGACGTCATTTCCGTGAGCAAGGCCGGGGCGGCGTCGGGGCTCCCCCCGGCCGACGTCTCGGCCAGCATGGGCGGCTCCCCCGGGGTGGAGCCCGGCTACTCCAGCAGCAACTGCGGGGGCCTCCACTCGGGGCTCCCGGCTCAGGAATACGTCTCGGGCTACAACGGCTCGTACCTGCAGTCCGGCTACAGCGGGCAGCCCGCCTCGGCCCTCCCctcgccccacccctcccccctgcacaGCGCCGGgctcctgcagccccccccgcccccgcctcctcccccgaCCCTGGTGCCCGGCTACAACACCGGGTCCCCCAACCTCTCCGGCTACAACTACCCTCCCGCGGGGTACCCACCCCAGACTGCCGTGGCGCCCGGGTACAGCCCCGGCGGGGCCCCCCCTCCGTCCGCCTACTTGCCGTCAGGAATCGCCGCCCCCACGCCCCTgcctccctccaccctccccgGCTACACCTACCAGTCCCATAACATTGCGCCAATTGCACCGACACCTTTGAACAGCAGTTCAGCCAATTCCCTGAAAAGGAAAGCTTTCTATATGACAGGGCAAGGAGAAATGGACTCCAGTTATGGAAATTTCAGCTACAGCCAACAGCGGTCGACGCAGAGCCCCATGTACAGGACGGGAGACAGCAGCATTTCAAGCGTGAGCAGGGGGAATGGATTTGACAGAAGTGCTGAGGCGTCGTCTTTGGCGTTTAAGCCGACGAAGCAGCTGATGGCCCCGGATCAGCAGAGGAAATTCAGCGGTCAGTCCGGCAGGGCGCACAGCCCTCCGTCCTTCGCCCCGCCGAAGGGCTCCCTGGGAGGCTCGAGGACTGGCGAGGCGTTCGGCAAGTTCACGTCGCCCGTCATGGGCGAGCACGGGGACGAGCACAGGTCGCACCTCCCCCACGCCATGCCGGGGTCGGCGGTTGGCGCAGCTACCTCATCCGCCCACCCCGCCGAGGACCAGCTGAAGAGCAGCGACCCGCGCCTGGTGGAGCTGGTCACCACAGAGGTCGTCCAGCAGGGCCCCCCGGTGGACTGGAGCGACATTGCCGGCCTGGAGCTAGCCAAAGCCACCATTAAAGAGGAGGTGCTCTGGCCCATGATGAGGCCGGACGTTTTCAGTGGCCTCCAGGCGCTACCTCGGAGCATCCTTCTATTCGGACCTCAGGGAACGGGCCGGATGCTGCTGGGCCGGTGCCTAGCCAGCCAGCTGGGCGGCACCTTCCTCCGGCTCAGCGGCTCCGCCCTGGCGACCAAGTGGCTGGTGGAGGGGGAGAAGATCGTCCAGGCCGCCTTCCTGGTGGCCCGGTGCCGGCAGCCGGCGGTGGTGTTCATCAGCGAGGTGGACATGCTGCTGTCCGCCCAGGTGAGCGAGGACAGCCCGGTGAACAGGATCAAGGGCGAGCTCCTGATGCAGCTGGACGGCGTGCTCAGCTCGCCCGAGGACCAGGTCCTGGTGGTCTGCTCCAGCAGCAAGCCCGAGGACATCGACGAGTCGCTGAGGAGGTACTTCATGAAGAGACTCTTCATACCGTTACCCGACAGCACAGCAAGGCACCAGATAATCACTCAGATGCTCTCACAGCACAACTATTGCCTCAATGACAAAGAGGTTGCACTGCTGGTCCAGCGGACGGAGAGCTTCTCCGGCCTGGACGTGGCCCGTTTGTGTCAGGAGGCGGCGGTGAGCCTTCTCCACGCCATGCCCGGCGCCGACCTCACCGCCATCCTGCCCGGCCAGCTGAGGCCCGTCACGTACCAGGACTTTGAGAACGTTTTTTGCAAAGTCCAGCCCAGTATATCACAGAAAGAAATGGACACGTACATGGAATGGAACAAAATGTTTGGGTGCGGCCAGTGA
- the fign gene encoding fidgetin isoform X1 has protein sequence MVSNRKHPRLTRKPIHQQTHRIDVTLTSNAALPHIQQEMISSSSVYGITMQWTPEHAQWAEQHFDITSTTRSPAHKAEAYRGHLQRTYQYAWANDDISALTASNLLKKYAEKYSGILEGPSERALLSSYADGAPGLLNGRKSESEPWQEAVYPMNCVPDVISVSKAGAASGLPPADVSASMGGSPGVEPGYSSSNCGGLHSGLPAQEYVSGYNGSYLQSGYSGQPASALPSPHPSPLHSAGLLQPPPPPPPPPTLVPGYNTGSPNLSGYNYPPAGYPPQTAVAPGYSPGGAPPPSAYLPSGIAAPTPLPPSTLPGYTYQSHNIAPIAPTPLNSSSANSLKRKAFYMTGQGEMDSSYGNFSYSQQRSTQSPMYRTGDSSISSVSRGNGFDRSAEASSLAFKPTKQLMAPDQQRKFSGQSGRAHSPPSFAPPKGSLGGSRTGEAFGKFTSPVMGEHGDEHRSHLPHAMPGSAVGAATSSAHPAEDQLKSSDPRLVELVTTEVVQQGPPVDWSDIAGLELAKATIKEEVLWPMMRPDVFSGLQALPRSILLFGPQGTGRMLLGRCLASQLGGTFLRLSGSALATKWLVEGEKIVQAAFLVARCRQPAVVFISEVDMLLSAQVSEDSPVNRIKGELLMQLDGVLSSPEDQVLVVCSSSKPEDIDESLRRYFMKRLFIPLPDSTARHQIITQMLSQHNYCLNDKEVALLVQRTESFSGLDVARLCQEAAVSLLHAMPGADLTAILPGQLRPVTYQDFENVFCKVQPSISQKEMDTYMEWNKMFGCGQ, from the coding sequence GCATAACGATGCAGTGGACCCCAGAGCACGCCCAGTGGGCAGAACAGCACTTTGACATCACCTCCACCACCCGCTCCCCGGCGCACAAAGCCGAGGCCTACCGGGGTCACCTGCAGCGGACCTACCAGTACGCCTGGGCCAACGACGACATCTCCGCACTGACCGCCTCCAACCTCCTGAAGAAGTACGCCGAGAAGTACTCGGGCATCCTGGAGGGCCCGAGCGAGCGGGCCCTGCTCAGCTCCTACGCCGACGGGGCCCCGGGGCTCCTGAACGGCAGGAAGTCGGAGAGCGAGCCCTGGCAGGAGGCGGTGTACCCCATGAACTGCGTGCCCGACGTCATTTCCGTGAGCAAGGCCGGGGCGGCGTCGGGGCTCCCCCCGGCCGACGTCTCGGCCAGCATGGGCGGCTCCCCCGGGGTGGAGCCCGGCTACTCCAGCAGCAACTGCGGGGGCCTCCACTCGGGGCTCCCGGCTCAGGAATACGTCTCGGGCTACAACGGCTCGTACCTGCAGTCCGGCTACAGCGGGCAGCCCGCCTCGGCCCTCCCctcgccccacccctcccccctgcacaGCGCCGGgctcctgcagccccccccgcccccgcctcctcccccgaCCCTGGTGCCCGGCTACAACACCGGGTCCCCCAACCTCTCCGGCTACAACTACCCTCCCGCGGGGTACCCACCCCAGACTGCCGTGGCGCCCGGGTACAGCCCCGGCGGGGCCCCCCCTCCGTCCGCCTACTTGCCGTCAGGAATCGCCGCCCCCACGCCCCTgcctccctccaccctccccgGCTACACCTACCAGTCCCATAACATTGCGCCAATTGCACCGACACCTTTGAACAGCAGTTCAGCCAATTCCCTGAAAAGGAAAGCTTTCTATATGACAGGGCAAGGAGAAATGGACTCCAGTTATGGAAATTTCAGCTACAGCCAACAGCGGTCGACGCAGAGCCCCATGTACAGGACGGGAGACAGCAGCATTTCAAGCGTGAGCAGGGGGAATGGATTTGACAGAAGTGCTGAGGCGTCGTCTTTGGCGTTTAAGCCGACGAAGCAGCTGATGGCCCCGGATCAGCAGAGGAAATTCAGCGGTCAGTCCGGCAGGGCGCACAGCCCTCCGTCCTTCGCCCCGCCGAAGGGCTCCCTGGGAGGCTCGAGGACTGGCGAGGCGTTCGGCAAGTTCACGTCGCCCGTCATGGGCGAGCACGGGGACGAGCACAGGTCGCACCTCCCCCACGCCATGCCGGGGTCGGCGGTTGGCGCAGCTACCTCATCCGCCCACCCCGCCGAGGACCAGCTGAAGAGCAGCGACCCGCGCCTGGTGGAGCTGGTCACCACAGAGGTCGTCCAGCAGGGCCCCCCGGTGGACTGGAGCGACATTGCCGGCCTGGAGCTAGCCAAAGCCACCATTAAAGAGGAGGTGCTCTGGCCCATGATGAGGCCGGACGTTTTCAGTGGCCTCCAGGCGCTACCTCGGAGCATCCTTCTATTCGGACCTCAGGGAACGGGCCGGATGCTGCTGGGCCGGTGCCTAGCCAGCCAGCTGGGCGGCACCTTCCTCCGGCTCAGCGGCTCCGCCCTGGCGACCAAGTGGCTGGTGGAGGGGGAGAAGATCGTCCAGGCCGCCTTCCTGGTGGCCCGGTGCCGGCAGCCGGCGGTGGTGTTCATCAGCGAGGTGGACATGCTGCTGTCCGCCCAGGTGAGCGAGGACAGCCCGGTGAACAGGATCAAGGGCGAGCTCCTGATGCAGCTGGACGGCGTGCTCAGCTCGCCCGAGGACCAGGTCCTGGTGGTCTGCTCCAGCAGCAAGCCCGAGGACATCGACGAGTCGCTGAGGAGGTACTTCATGAAGAGACTCTTCATACCGTTACCCGACAGCACAGCAAGGCACCAGATAATCACTCAGATGCTCTCACAGCACAACTATTGCCTCAATGACAAAGAGGTTGCACTGCTGGTCCAGCGGACGGAGAGCTTCTCCGGCCTGGACGTGGCCCGTTTGTGTCAGGAGGCGGCGGTGAGCCTTCTCCACGCCATGCCCGGCGCCGACCTCACCGCCATCCTGCCCGGCCAGCTGAGGCCCGTCACGTACCAGGACTTTGAGAACGTTTTTTGCAAAGTCCAGCCCAGTATATCACAGAAAGAAATGGACACGTACATGGAATGGAACAAAATGTTTGGGTGCGGCCAGTGA
- the fign gene encoding fidgetin isoform X4, with protein MQWTPEHAQWAEQHFDITSTTRSPAHKAEAYRGHLQRTYQYAWANDDISALTASNLLKKYAEKYSGILEGPSERALLSSYADGAPGLLNGRKSESEPWQEAVYPMNCVPDVISVSKAGAASGLPPADVSASMGGSPGVEPGYSSSNCGGLHSGLPAQEYVSGYNGSYLQSGYSGQPASALPSPHPSPLHSAGLLQPPPPPPPPPTLVPGYNTGSPNLSGYNYPPAGYPPQTAVAPGYSPGGAPPPSAYLPSGIAAPTPLPPSTLPGYTYQSHNIAPIAPTPLNSSSANSLKRKAFYMTGQGEMDSSYGNFSYSQQRSTQSPMYRTGDSSISSVSRGNGFDRSAEASSLAFKPTKQLMAPDQQRKFSGQSGRAHSPPSFAPPKGSLGGSRTGEAFGKFTSPVMGEHGDEHRSHLPHAMPGSAVGAATSSAHPAEDQLKSSDPRLVELVTTEVVQQGPPVDWSDIAGLELAKATIKEEVLWPMMRPDVFSGLQALPRSILLFGPQGTGRMLLGRCLASQLGGTFLRLSGSALATKWLVEGEKIVQAAFLVARCRQPAVVFISEVDMLLSAQVSEDSPVNRIKGELLMQLDGVLSSPEDQVLVVCSSSKPEDIDESLRRYFMKRLFIPLPDSTARHQIITQMLSQHNYCLNDKEVALLVQRTESFSGLDVARLCQEAAVSLLHAMPGADLTAILPGQLRPVTYQDFENVFCKVQPSISQKEMDTYMEWNKMFGCGQ; from the coding sequence ATGCAGTGGACCCCAGAGCACGCCCAGTGGGCAGAACAGCACTTTGACATCACCTCCACCACCCGCTCCCCGGCGCACAAAGCCGAGGCCTACCGGGGTCACCTGCAGCGGACCTACCAGTACGCCTGGGCCAACGACGACATCTCCGCACTGACCGCCTCCAACCTCCTGAAGAAGTACGCCGAGAAGTACTCGGGCATCCTGGAGGGCCCGAGCGAGCGGGCCCTGCTCAGCTCCTACGCCGACGGGGCCCCGGGGCTCCTGAACGGCAGGAAGTCGGAGAGCGAGCCCTGGCAGGAGGCGGTGTACCCCATGAACTGCGTGCCCGACGTCATTTCCGTGAGCAAGGCCGGGGCGGCGTCGGGGCTCCCCCCGGCCGACGTCTCGGCCAGCATGGGCGGCTCCCCCGGGGTGGAGCCCGGCTACTCCAGCAGCAACTGCGGGGGCCTCCACTCGGGGCTCCCGGCTCAGGAATACGTCTCGGGCTACAACGGCTCGTACCTGCAGTCCGGCTACAGCGGGCAGCCCGCCTCGGCCCTCCCctcgccccacccctcccccctgcacaGCGCCGGgctcctgcagccccccccgcccccgcctcctcccccgaCCCTGGTGCCCGGCTACAACACCGGGTCCCCCAACCTCTCCGGCTACAACTACCCTCCCGCGGGGTACCCACCCCAGACTGCCGTGGCGCCCGGGTACAGCCCCGGCGGGGCCCCCCCTCCGTCCGCCTACTTGCCGTCAGGAATCGCCGCCCCCACGCCCCTgcctccctccaccctccccgGCTACACCTACCAGTCCCATAACATTGCGCCAATTGCACCGACACCTTTGAACAGCAGTTCAGCCAATTCCCTGAAAAGGAAAGCTTTCTATATGACAGGGCAAGGAGAAATGGACTCCAGTTATGGAAATTTCAGCTACAGCCAACAGCGGTCGACGCAGAGCCCCATGTACAGGACGGGAGACAGCAGCATTTCAAGCGTGAGCAGGGGGAATGGATTTGACAGAAGTGCTGAGGCGTCGTCTTTGGCGTTTAAGCCGACGAAGCAGCTGATGGCCCCGGATCAGCAGAGGAAATTCAGCGGTCAGTCCGGCAGGGCGCACAGCCCTCCGTCCTTCGCCCCGCCGAAGGGCTCCCTGGGAGGCTCGAGGACTGGCGAGGCGTTCGGCAAGTTCACGTCGCCCGTCATGGGCGAGCACGGGGACGAGCACAGGTCGCACCTCCCCCACGCCATGCCGGGGTCGGCGGTTGGCGCAGCTACCTCATCCGCCCACCCCGCCGAGGACCAGCTGAAGAGCAGCGACCCGCGCCTGGTGGAGCTGGTCACCACAGAGGTCGTCCAGCAGGGCCCCCCGGTGGACTGGAGCGACATTGCCGGCCTGGAGCTAGCCAAAGCCACCATTAAAGAGGAGGTGCTCTGGCCCATGATGAGGCCGGACGTTTTCAGTGGCCTCCAGGCGCTACCTCGGAGCATCCTTCTATTCGGACCTCAGGGAACGGGCCGGATGCTGCTGGGCCGGTGCCTAGCCAGCCAGCTGGGCGGCACCTTCCTCCGGCTCAGCGGCTCCGCCCTGGCGACCAAGTGGCTGGTGGAGGGGGAGAAGATCGTCCAGGCCGCCTTCCTGGTGGCCCGGTGCCGGCAGCCGGCGGTGGTGTTCATCAGCGAGGTGGACATGCTGCTGTCCGCCCAGGTGAGCGAGGACAGCCCGGTGAACAGGATCAAGGGCGAGCTCCTGATGCAGCTGGACGGCGTGCTCAGCTCGCCCGAGGACCAGGTCCTGGTGGTCTGCTCCAGCAGCAAGCCCGAGGACATCGACGAGTCGCTGAGGAGGTACTTCATGAAGAGACTCTTCATACCGTTACCCGACAGCACAGCAAGGCACCAGATAATCACTCAGATGCTCTCACAGCACAACTATTGCCTCAATGACAAAGAGGTTGCACTGCTGGTCCAGCGGACGGAGAGCTTCTCCGGCCTGGACGTGGCCCGTTTGTGTCAGGAGGCGGCGGTGAGCCTTCTCCACGCCATGCCCGGCGCCGACCTCACCGCCATCCTGCCCGGCCAGCTGAGGCCCGTCACGTACCAGGACTTTGAGAACGTTTTTTGCAAAGTCCAGCCCAGTATATCACAGAAAGAAATGGACACGTACATGGAATGGAACAAAATGTTTGGGTGCGGCCAGTGA